A stretch of Enterobacter cloacae complex sp. ECNIH7 DNA encodes these proteins:
- the bcsA gene encoding UDP-forming cellulose synthase catalytic subunit → MSRLASWLLIPPVSSRLSEHYRHFRRHGASAFSAALGCFWMILAWMFIPLEHPRWQRIRARHGELYPHINPNRPRPLDPARYLIQAIWLVVTSSRSEKITPHWRSFSRVQQLRERYHQWLDRLPNSVSDKTSHLDNHKELGHLHPSLRRFILGVIVVFSLILALVCITQPFNPLAQFTFLILLWGVALLVRRIPGRFSALMLIVLSLTVSCRYIWWRYTSTLNWDDPVSLVCGLVLLFAETYAWIVLVLGYFQVIWPLNRQPVPLPKDTAQWPSVDLFVPTYNEDLSVVKNTIYAALGIDWPKDKLKVWILDDGNRPAFRQFAEEVGVEYIARPTHEHAKAGNINNALKYATGEFVSIFDCDHVPTRSFLQMTMGWFLKEKELAMMQTPHHFFSPDPFERNLGRFRKTPNEGTLFYGLVQDGNDMWDATFFCGSCAVIRRKPLDEIGGIAVETVTEDAHTSLRLHRRGYTSAYMRIPQAAGLATESLSAHIGQRIRWARGMVQIFRLDNPLIGKGLKLAQRLCYVNAMFHFLSGIPRLIFLTAPLAFLLLHAYIIYAPALMIALFVLPHMIHASLTNSKIQGKYRHSFWSEIYETVLAWYIAPPTMVALINPHKGKFNVTAKGGLVEEEYVDWVISRPYIFLVLLNIVGVIAGIWRYFYGPENEILTVFVSMAWVFYNLIILGGAVAVSVESKQVRRAHRVEICMPAAIAREDGHLFSCTVHDFSDGGLGIKINGQAKVLEGQKVNLLLKRGQQEYVFPTQVVRVAGNEVGLQLMPLTKKQHIDFVQCTFARADTWALWQDSFPEDKPLESLLDILKLGFRGYRHLAEFAPSSVKLIFRSLTSLVSWVVSFIPRRPERDEGKQADPVMAQQ, encoded by the coding sequence ATGAGTCGTCTCGCCAGCTGGTTACTCATCCCACCGGTCAGTTCGCGTTTGAGCGAACATTACCGGCATTTCCGCCGGCACGGTGCTTCGGCATTTAGCGCCGCGCTCGGCTGCTTCTGGATGATTCTGGCCTGGATGTTTATTCCCCTCGAACACCCGCGCTGGCAGCGCATACGTGCCCGGCACGGTGAGCTATATCCGCACATTAATCCCAACCGGCCGCGTCCTTTGGATCCGGCGCGCTATCTCATTCAGGCCATCTGGCTGGTGGTCACGTCATCCCGCTCAGAGAAAATAACGCCGCACTGGCGCAGCTTCTCCCGCGTCCAGCAGTTACGTGAGCGCTACCACCAGTGGCTGGACAGACTGCCCAACAGCGTAAGCGATAAGACCAGCCATCTGGATAACCATAAAGAGCTCGGGCATCTTCACCCGAGCCTGCGGCGTTTTATTCTCGGCGTGATCGTCGTGTTCTCGCTCATTCTGGCGCTGGTCTGTATTACGCAACCTTTCAACCCTCTGGCGCAGTTCACCTTCCTGATCCTGCTGTGGGGCGTGGCGCTGCTGGTCCGCCGTATTCCGGGCCGCTTCTCGGCGCTGATGCTGATTGTGTTGTCATTGACCGTCTCCTGTCGCTACATCTGGTGGCGTTATACTTCAACCCTGAACTGGGACGACCCGGTCAGCCTGGTATGCGGCCTGGTGCTGCTGTTTGCCGAAACCTACGCCTGGATCGTGCTGGTGCTGGGCTATTTCCAGGTCATTTGGCCGCTCAACCGCCAGCCGGTTCCGCTGCCAAAAGACACCGCGCAGTGGCCGTCTGTTGATCTCTTTGTACCAACCTACAACGAAGATCTGAGCGTGGTGAAAAACACCATTTATGCCGCGCTGGGCATCGACTGGCCGAAAGACAAGCTCAAGGTCTGGATCCTGGATGACGGCAACCGTCCGGCGTTCCGCCAGTTCGCAGAGGAGGTTGGCGTCGAGTACATCGCCCGTCCGACTCACGAGCATGCGAAAGCCGGGAACATCAACAACGCGTTGAAGTATGCCACAGGAGAGTTTGTCTCGATCTTTGACTGTGACCACGTGCCGACGCGCTCGTTCCTGCAGATGACCATGGGCTGGTTCCTGAAGGAGAAAGAGCTGGCGATGATGCAGACGCCGCACCACTTCTTCTCGCCGGATCCGTTTGAACGTAACCTGGGCCGCTTCCGCAAAACCCCGAACGAAGGCACCCTGTTCTATGGACTGGTGCAGGACGGGAACGACATGTGGGATGCCACCTTCTTCTGCGGTTCCTGTGCGGTTATCCGCCGTAAGCCGCTGGATGAAATTGGCGGTATCGCCGTCGAAACGGTCACTGAAGATGCGCACACCTCTCTGCGCCTGCACCGTCGTGGCTATACCTCGGCGTATATGCGTATTCCGCAGGCTGCCGGTCTGGCAACGGAGTCTCTGTCGGCGCACATTGGTCAGCGTATTCGCTGGGCGCGCGGCATGGTGCAGATTTTCCGTCTCGATAACCCACTGATTGGGAAAGGGCTCAAGCTGGCGCAACGTCTCTGCTACGTCAACGCCATGTTCCACTTCTTATCCGGTATTCCGCGGCTGATCTTCCTGACCGCGCCGCTGGCGTTCCTGCTCCTTCACGCTTATATCATCTACGCCCCGGCGCTGATGATTGCGCTGTTTGTTCTGCCGCACATGATCCACGCGAGCCTGACGAACTCGAAGATACAGGGTAAATACCGCCACTCCTTCTGGAGTGAAATCTACGAAACGGTGCTGGCCTGGTACATCGCGCCGCCGACGATGGTGGCGCTGATTAACCCGCACAAAGGGAAATTTAACGTCACCGCCAAGGGCGGCCTGGTGGAAGAGGAGTACGTCGACTGGGTGATATCCCGTCCGTATATCTTCCTGGTATTGCTGAATATCGTTGGCGTCATCGCCGGTATCTGGCGTTACTTCTACGGCCCGGAAAACGAAATCCTGACCGTCTTTGTGAGTATGGCCTGGGTCTTCTACAACCTGATTATCCTCGGCGGCGCGGTAGCGGTGTCGGTGGAAAGTAAACAGGTCCGTCGTGCGCATCGCGTTGAAATCTGCATGCCTGCGGCGATCGCCCGTGAAGATGGCCATCTCTTCTCCTGTACCGTGCACGACTTCTCTGACGGTGGTCTGGGGATCAAAATCAACGGCCAGGCGAAGGTGCTGGAAGGCCAGAAAGTTAACCTGCTGCTTAAGCGCGGCCAGCAGGAGTATGTCTTCCCGACGCAGGTTGTGCGCGTGGCGGGCAATGAAGTCGGTTTGCAGCTGATGCCGTTGACCAAAAAGCAACATATCGATTTTGTGCAGTGTACGTTTGCCCGCGCGGACACGTGGGCTCTCTGGCAGGACAGCTTCCCGGAAGATAAACCTCTGGAAAGCCTGCTGGATATTCTGAAGCTGGGGTTCCGTGGCTATCGTCACCTTGCAGAATTCGCCCCGTCGTCGGTGAAATTAATTTTCCGGTCACTTACTTCGCTGGTTTCCTGGGTCGTGTCGTTCATTCCTCGTCGTCCTGAGCGGGATGAGGGGAAGCAGGCGGACCCGGTTATGGCTCAACAATGA
- the bcsR gene encoding cellulose biosynthesis protein BcsR, which produces MDNNEPGTPVDSTLGYTFQNDFLALTQAFSLPEIDYTDISQREQLAAAIKRWPLLAEFAHQQ; this is translated from the coding sequence ATGGATAATAACGAACCTGGAACCCCAGTCGACTCGACTCTGGGTTACACATTCCAAAACGATTTTCTGGCGCTGACGCAGGCCTTTTCTTTACCTGAAATAGATTACACCGATATTTCCCAGCGGGAACAGTTGGCCGCGGCTATTAAACGCTGGCCGTTATTAGCTGAATTCGCCCATCAACAATAA